The nucleotide sequence CAGCAATGATATTGATACAAACCAAAACATAAGGTTCCTGCAAAAACTCAGACGGCTGAAAATGTTCCCGGTAAATTTCCAGGGCAACCTCTAACTGCGAAGGTGCAAAATGCGCTGCGAAGGCATAAGGCAAACCTAACTTAGCCGCTAAAAAAGCAGAATCTGTGGAACTTCCAAGAATGTAAATCGGAACATCTGCGCCTTCTCCCGGAATAGCTCTTACTTTAGCTTCTGAATTTTCATTGGACATATATTTCTGAAGTTCACGGATGTGAAATTCAAAATTGTAATTTGGATTAAAGTTATTACCTCTCAAAGCACTCGCCGTGAGCATATCCGTTCCGGGCGCCCTCCCTAGTCCCATATCAATTCTGCTAGGATACAATCCATCCAAAGTTCCAAACTGCTCTGCCACAGACAAAGTGGAATGATTTGGTAACATAATTCCACCAGAACCCACTCTCAAAGTTTTGGTTTGCGAAGCAATGTGACCTATTAAAATGGAAGTTGCAGCACTGGCAACATTCGGGAAGTTATGATGTTCTGAGAACCAATATCTGGTGTAACCCAGTTTTTCGGCAAGTTGCGCAGACTTTACAGATTTATTAAAAGTTGTGTGAATATCATCTCCTTTTACAATTGTTGCCAAATCTAATATTGAATATTTTAAAGCCATATTTCAAAAATTTATACGATTGTTTAACTCAAAAAACAAACCATTACTAGAAATGAAACAATTATTGGAAATTTTGTCATCTCAAGTTTTACATATTGAGTTTTTATCAATTAAACTAAAAGTTCATTAGATTTATAATAATAAAATATCAAACACAATAAACAAACGGTATCAACAAATTCAGAATCTATTGCCGAAATGATCTGCACAATAGTTGTAAAACTAATGTTCTGCTTTAGGCAAGATTTATTTTGTATTTCGTTCCTCGAAGTAATTTTTAAAAATCAGTTCTTCCTTTTTTCCTTTAAGTTCAAATTTTTTGAAAAGTAGATTTCTCGCAATATTTCTCAGAAAGTAATCTTTGTCACAAAGCTTCCAATAAGAATCGTTGTGAATAATTTTTGGT is from Epilithonimonas vandammei and encodes:
- a CDS encoding LLM class flavin-dependent oxidoreductase — its product is MALKYSILDLATIVKGDDIHTTFNKSVKSAQLAEKLGYTRYWFSEHHNFPNVASAATSILIGHIASQTKTLRVGSGGIMLPNHSTLSVAEQFGTLDGLYPSRIDMGLGRAPGTDMLTASALRGNNFNPNYNFEFHIRELQKYMSNENSEAKVRAIPGEGADVPIYILGSSTDSAFLAAKLGLPYAFAAHFAPSQLEVALEIYREHFQPSEFLQEPYVLVCINIIAGETVDEAHYLSTSHFQAFVNILTDQRQPLSPPDETELADISDEIAVHLNRMAAKTFVGDQETLKEKLGKFVKDYKPDEIIVSGNIYDFDKKQRSYEIASEVIKSL